A segment of the Methanomassiliicoccaceae archaeon DOK genome:
GATCCGACGGCAGGCGACATCCTGATAGACGGGGAGTCGGTCCTCGACAAGACCCCCGGCGAGATCGCCAGGAAGGTGGCCAACGTTCCCGCCGAGCTGAGGGGCAGCTTCGGCCTGACGGTGTTCGAGACCGTCATGCTCGGCAGGTACCCGTATCTCAAGAACGTCTGGTGGGAGCCGAAGGAGGACGAGGACATGGTCCTCGACGCGCTGGAGAAGTTCGGCGTCGCCCATCTGAAGGACCGTGCGGTCGGAGCCCTGTCGTCCGGTGAGAGGCAGAGGGTCCTGATCGCCAAGGCCTACGTGCAGCAGCCGAGGCTCATGCTGGTCGACGAGCCCACGTCCCATCTCGACATGAAGTACAAGCTGGACGTCATGGAGTACCTCAACGCCATGGTGAAGAAGGACATGACCGTGCTCGTGGCCGAACACGACATCTCCCTGATGGCGAGGTACTGCGACACCTGCATCATCATGAGGAAGGGGGAGATTGTAGGCATGGGCGACCCGAAGAAGGTCATAACCCCCGAGCTCATCGAGGACGTCTACGAGGTCAGCGCATCGGTCGGGTTCGACGACGACGGGGAGCTCTTCGTGCTGCCAAAGAGGTACGTCCGCGGCCACGACACACTTTAAGAACGTCAGGCGGATGGGGTCGACATGGTCAGATGCGTGCGCGTGCCGAAGCGCGAAGGGGAGCAAGTGCGCTCAGCGCTGTTCGCGGAGGGTCTGCTGGACCTCGGTGCGAGGATCCGCTCCGAGGGTGACTGCCTGCTGATCCCGGTGCTCTGCGACTCGTACATGGACTACGAGGTCGTGGATGCGGACATGGCTGTGCAGGAGCAGCGCCCCACGGACTACCGCGATGTGGCGGACGTGCCAGAGGATCTGAGGGACCATCTGCCATCGTCGTTCGATGTAGTCGGGGATGTGGCAATGATCAAGCTCCCCGACGAGCTGAGGCCATATGCGTCCCAGATAGGCGAGGCGCTTCTGAAGGTGAACCGCAGCATCCGCATCGTTTTCGAGGACCACGGAGTCAAGGGGGAGTTCAGGATCCGCGACCTGGAGAGGATCGCGGGGGAGGGGACCTCCGAGACCGTCCACAAGGAGTTCGGGGTCAGGCTGTACACGGACCCCGCCAGGGTGTACTTCAATCCACGTCTGAGCAGTGAGAGGGCCCGCATCGCAGGGCTGGTCCGTGACGGGGAGACGGTCATAGACATGTTCGGAGGGGTCGCCCCGTTCGGCACGGTGATGTGCCGTCTGGCGAAACCGGAGGTCGTGTACTCGATCGACCTCAACCCTGATGCGGAGCACTTCGCCAGGATAAACGCGGAAAGGAACCACATCTCCAATCTGCATCCGATGACGGGTGACTCATCGGAGCTCGTCTACGGATTGCCAATG
Coding sequences within it:
- a CDS encoding ATP-binding cassette domain-containing protein, with the translated sequence MDDVPLLELRDVEKTYEDGYRAVRGVSYKLGPGQLVGLIGPNGCGKTTMMKCINRMHDPTAGDILIDGESVLDKTPGEIARKVANVPAELRGSFGLTVFETVMLGRYPYLKNVWWEPKEDEDMVLDALEKFGVAHLKDRAVGALSSGERQRVLIAKAYVQQPRLMLVDEPTSHLDMKYKLDVMEYLNAMVKKDMTVLVAEHDISLMARYCDTCIIMRKGEIVGMGDPKKVITPELIEDVYEVSASVGFDDDGELFVLPKRYVRGHDTL
- a CDS encoding class I SAM-dependent methyltransferase family protein, which produces MVRCVRVPKREGEQVRSALFAEGLLDLGARIRSEGDCLLIPVLCDSYMDYEVVDADMAVQEQRPTDYRDVADVPEDLRDHLPSSFDVVGDVAMIKLPDELRPYASQIGEALLKVNRSIRIVFEDHGVKGEFRIRDLERIAGEGTSETVHKEFGVRLYTDPARVYFNPRLSSERARIAGLVRDGETVIDMFGGVAPFGTVMCRLAKPEVVYSIDLNPDAEHFARINAERNHISNLHPMTGDSSELVYGLPMANRIIMNLPQIADRFLPIALDRLEHGGVIHMYKIIEREDFPPFLERLVSDAASGGHSISIEHSELKTYSPTMSVYSLDITKG